From Streptomyces chrestomyceticus JCM 4735, one genomic window encodes:
- a CDS encoding antibiotic biosynthesis monooxygenase family protein: MAFGFVAFHYPAPEHVEEFVGQCHQVAEAARSQPGFLSVGVWVTPDGEAVVTTGAFASEEDFRAAAEVGRELGATPEGLSDLEVRPRQVHFLLSR, encoded by the coding sequence ATGGCATTCGGTTTCGTCGCCTTCCACTATCCGGCCCCCGAGCACGTCGAGGAGTTCGTCGGCCAGTGCCACCAGGTCGCCGAGGCAGCACGGTCGCAGCCGGGCTTCCTGTCCGTCGGGGTCTGGGTCACGCCGGACGGCGAGGCCGTCGTCACCACCGGCGCCTTCGCGTCCGAGGAAGACTTCCGCGCGGCGGCCGAGGTGGGCCGTGAGCTGGGCGCGACGCCCGAGGGTCTGAGCGACCTGGAGGTCAGGCCCCGCCAGGTCCACTTCCTGCTGTCCCGCTGA
- a CDS encoding NADP-dependent oxidoreductase, with the protein MRAISQDVTGGPEVLKETELPRPEPGVGQILIAVRAAGVNPTDWKHRADGLFVRTLPRVLGWDVSGVVVAVGIGVTLHKPGDEVFGMVPYPYGVGTHAEYVTGPARAFVPKPAALDHVQAGALPLAALTAYQALVDTADIQPGQRVLIHAAAGGVGHLAVQIAKAKGAHVIGTASAAKHDFLRSLGADEVIDYRETDFAEAAGPVDVVLDTIGGDTLSRSLDVVREGGTVVSILARSAPEDTAKAAERGVRLALLIVEADQAGMREIAALAASGALRAHIAATFPLEQAAKAHEMGETGRTQGKIVLEVK; encoded by the coding sequence ATGCGTGCCATCAGCCAGGACGTCACCGGCGGACCCGAGGTCCTCAAGGAGACCGAACTCCCGCGGCCCGAGCCGGGCGTCGGCCAGATCCTGATCGCGGTCCGGGCCGCCGGCGTCAACCCCACCGACTGGAAGCACCGCGCGGACGGCCTCTTCGTCCGGACGCTGCCCCGCGTCCTGGGCTGGGACGTGTCCGGCGTCGTCGTGGCGGTCGGTATCGGCGTCACCCTGCACAAGCCGGGCGACGAGGTCTTCGGCATGGTCCCGTACCCGTACGGCGTCGGTACCCACGCCGAGTACGTCACCGGCCCCGCGCGGGCCTTCGTGCCCAAGCCCGCCGCCCTCGACCACGTGCAGGCGGGCGCCCTGCCGCTGGCGGCCCTCACCGCGTACCAGGCGCTGGTGGACACCGCGGACATACAGCCCGGCCAGCGCGTCCTGATCCACGCGGCGGCGGGCGGCGTCGGCCACCTCGCCGTACAGATCGCCAAGGCCAAGGGCGCCCATGTGATCGGCACGGCCAGCGCCGCCAAGCACGACTTCCTGCGCTCCCTCGGCGCCGACGAGGTGATCGACTACCGGGAGACCGACTTCGCCGAGGCCGCCGGACCGGTCGACGTGGTCCTGGACACCATCGGCGGCGACACCCTCAGCCGCTCCCTGGACGTGGTGCGCGAGGGCGGCACCGTCGTCTCGATCCTCGCCCGCAGCGCCCCGGAGGACACCGCGAAGGCCGCGGAGCGCGGCGTCCGCCTCGCGCTGCTGATCGTCGAGGCCGACCAGGCGGGCATGCGCGAGATCGCCGCCCTCGCCGCATCCGGCGCGCTGCGGGCGCACATCGCCGCGACGTTCCCGCTGGAGCAGGCCGCGAAGGCGCACGAGATGGGCGAGACCGGCCGCACCCAGGGGAAGATCGTCCTTGAGGTGAAATGA
- a CDS encoding alpha-1,4-glucan--maltose-1-phosphate maltosyltransferase — protein sequence MIGRIPVLDLHPLIDCGRRPAKAVVGETFQISATVFREGHDAVAANVVLRDPLGRPGPWTPMRELAPGTDRWGAEVTPDVEGRWTYGVEGWSDPVGTWRHHAGIKIPAGLDTELVLAEGAALHERAAEGVPKRDGREAVLAAADALRDPQLPAATRLAAALTPEVTAALARHPLRELVTASRTLPLLVERRRALFGSWYELFPRSEGAVVRKGAPAVSGTFRTAAERLPAVAAMGFDVVYLPPVHPIGTSYRKGPNNALSAGPHDVGSPWAIGSPEGGHDALHPDLGTFEDFAHFVRTAHDLRMEVALDFALQCSPDHPWVTEHPEWFHHRADGSIAYAENPPKKYQDIYPLAFDADLNGLVRETERLLRFWMERGVRIFRVDNPHTKPVLFWERVIADVNRTDPDVVFLAEAFTRPAMMRTLAQIGFQQSYTYFTWRNGKHELTEYLTELSRETSSYMRPNFFVNTPDILHAYLQDGGRPAFEVRAVLAATLSPAWGVYAGFELCESTPVRSGSEEYLDSEKYQLKPRDWETAAREGRTIAPLITTLNRLRRRHPALQQLRDLHFHRVDNDAVLAYSKRAGNGAGADTVLTVVNLDPHHTHEATVSLDMPELGLDWHDSVPVRDELTGETYHWGRDNYVRLDPGRAPAPAHLFSLRPSSPIGGSPN from the coding sequence ATGATCGGCCGCATCCCCGTGCTGGACCTCCACCCGCTGATCGACTGCGGCCGTCGCCCGGCGAAAGCGGTGGTCGGCGAGACCTTCCAGATCTCGGCCACCGTCTTCCGTGAGGGCCATGACGCGGTCGCCGCCAACGTCGTCCTGCGCGACCCCCTGGGCCGTCCCGGCCCCTGGACGCCGATGCGCGAACTGGCGCCCGGTACGGACCGCTGGGGTGCCGAGGTCACCCCGGACGTGGAGGGCCGGTGGACGTACGGCGTCGAGGGCTGGTCGGACCCGGTCGGCACCTGGCGCCACCACGCCGGCATCAAGATCCCGGCCGGCCTCGACACCGAACTGGTCCTCGCCGAGGGCGCCGCGCTGCACGAACGCGCCGCCGAGGGGGTGCCCAAGAGAGACGGCCGGGAAGCGGTGCTGGCCGCGGCGGACGCCCTGCGCGACCCGCAGTTGCCCGCCGCCACCCGGCTCGCCGCCGCGCTCACCCCCGAGGTCACCGCCGCGCTCGCCCGCCACCCGCTGCGCGAACTGGTCACCGCCTCGCGGACGCTGCCGCTGCTGGTCGAGCGCCGCCGGGCCCTGTTCGGGTCGTGGTACGAGCTGTTCCCCCGGTCGGAGGGCGCGGTGGTGCGCAAGGGCGCGCCCGCGGTCAGCGGCACGTTCCGGACGGCCGCCGAACGGCTGCCGGCGGTCGCGGCCATGGGGTTCGACGTGGTGTACCTGCCGCCCGTGCACCCCATCGGCACCTCCTACCGCAAGGGCCCCAACAACGCGCTCTCCGCGGGCCCGCACGACGTGGGGTCGCCGTGGGCCATCGGCTCGCCCGAGGGCGGGCACGACGCGCTCCACCCGGACCTCGGCACCTTCGAGGACTTCGCGCACTTCGTCCGCACGGCGCACGACCTGCGCATGGAGGTGGCGCTGGACTTCGCCCTCCAGTGCTCGCCGGACCACCCCTGGGTCACCGAGCATCCCGAGTGGTTCCACCACCGCGCGGACGGCTCCATCGCCTACGCCGAGAACCCGCCGAAGAAGTACCAGGACATCTACCCGCTCGCGTTCGACGCGGACCTGAACGGCCTGGTGCGGGAGACGGAACGGCTGCTGCGCTTCTGGATGGAGCGCGGGGTGCGCATCTTCCGGGTCGACAATCCGCACACCAAGCCGGTGCTCTTCTGGGAGCGGGTCATCGCGGACGTCAACCGCACCGATCCGGACGTCGTCTTCCTGGCCGAGGCGTTCACCCGGCCTGCGATGATGCGCACGCTGGCACAGATCGGGTTCCAGCAGTCGTACACCTATTTCACCTGGCGCAACGGCAAGCACGAGCTGACCGAGTACCTCACCGAGCTGTCGCGGGAAACGTCCTCGTACATGCGGCCGAATTTCTTCGTCAATACGCCGGACATCCTGCACGCCTATCTGCAGGACGGCGGGCGGCCCGCGTTCGAGGTGCGGGCCGTACTGGCCGCGACCCTCTCCCCGGCGTGGGGTGTCTACGCCGGATTCGAGCTGTGCGAGTCGACACCGGTACGAAGTGGCAGCGAAGAGTACCTGGATTCCGAGAAGTACCAACTCAAGCCCCGGGACTGGGAGACAGCGGCGCGTGAGGGACGTACGATCGCTCCTCTCATCACCACGCTGAACCGCTTGCGACGCCGCCACCCGGCACTCCAGCAGCTACGCGACCTTCATTTCCACCGTGTCGACAACGACGCCGTCCTCGCCTATTCCAAACGGGCCGGGAACGGCGCCGGGGCCGACACGGTGCTCACGGTCGTCAACCTCGACCCGCACCACACCCACGAGGCGACGGTGTCGTTGGACATGCCGGAACTCGGCCTCGATTGGCACGATTCCGTCCCGGTGCGCGACGAGCTCACCGGCGAGACCTACCACTGGGGCAGGGACAACTATGTGCGCCTCGACCCGGGCCGCGCTCCGGCACCCGCGCACCTGTTCTCCCTGCGACCGTCCTCACCGATCGGAGGGTCACCCAATTGA
- a CDS encoding GlxA family transcriptional regulator: protein MQPHRVVVLALDGVYPFELGIPARVFHAADGRYEVLTCSADGGPVRSGADFSVLVEHGPEILRTADTVVIPSIAPDHVPTELSGPVRAALATIRPGTRLVSICTGAYVLAAAGLLDGRPATTHWQLSEHFRRLYPQVRVTPDVLFVDDGDVLTSSGAASGIDVCLHIVRADHGGAVANHAARACVMPPFREGGQAQYVEQPVPAPTATGTAATQQWALEHLDEPLTLARLAQHAGMSLRTFNRRFRDETGLSPGRWLIQQRLLRARQLLETSDLPVDLVAGRVGFAGGASLRQHLHAAIGVSPQAYRRTFRAPRAAEQEKAAVPAG from the coding sequence ATGCAGCCTCATCGTGTGGTGGTCCTGGCCCTGGACGGCGTCTACCCCTTCGAACTCGGCATCCCGGCCCGGGTGTTCCACGCCGCCGACGGCCGGTACGAGGTGCTGACCTGCTCGGCCGACGGCGGCCCGGTGCGCAGCGGCGCCGACTTCTCGGTCCTGGTGGAGCACGGCCCCGAGATCCTGCGCACCGCCGACACCGTGGTGATCCCGTCCATCGCCCCGGACCACGTCCCCACCGAGCTGTCCGGGCCGGTACGGGCCGCACTGGCGACGATCCGGCCCGGTACGCGTCTGGTGTCCATCTGCACCGGCGCGTACGTGCTGGCCGCCGCCGGGCTGCTGGACGGCCGCCCGGCCACCACCCACTGGCAGCTCAGCGAGCACTTCCGCCGCCTGTATCCGCAGGTCAGGGTCACCCCCGACGTGCTCTTCGTGGACGACGGGGACGTCCTCACCTCGTCCGGCGCCGCGTCCGGCATCGACGTCTGCCTGCACATCGTGCGTGCCGACCACGGCGGCGCGGTCGCCAACCACGCGGCCCGCGCCTGCGTCATGCCGCCGTTCCGCGAGGGCGGTCAGGCCCAGTACGTCGAGCAGCCGGTGCCCGCGCCGACCGCGACCGGCACCGCGGCCACCCAGCAGTGGGCCCTGGAGCACCTGGACGAGCCGCTGACGCTGGCCCGGCTGGCGCAGCACGCCGGGATGAGCCTGCGCACCTTCAACCGCCGCTTCCGCGACGAGACCGGCCTCAGCCCCGGCCGGTGGCTCATCCAGCAGCGTCTGCTGCGCGCCCGCCAGCTCCTGGAGACCAGCGACCTGCCGGTGGACCTGGTCGCCGGCCGGGTCGGCTTCGCCGGGGGCGCGTCCCTGCGCCAGCATCTGCACGCCGCCATCGGTGTCTCGCCGCAGGCGTACCGGCGCACGTTCCGGGCACCGCGCGCGGCCGAACAGGAGAAGGCGGCGGTCCCGGCGGGCTGA
- the glgP gene encoding alpha-glucan family phosphorylase gives MKAIRRFTVRPVLPEPLRPLSDLARNLRWSWHPETRELFHAIAPAGRRRAGLDPVRLLSTVSAERLAELAGDRRFLRRLGAAADDLQDYLSGQRWYQGAQQGGRDGRLPEAVAYFSPEFGITAALPQYSGGLGILAGDHLKAASDLGVPLIGVGLLYRHGYFRQSLSREGWQQEHYPVLDPNELPLDLLREADGSPAQVALALPGGRRLRSVVWVARVGRVPLLLLDSDVEENGPGERDVTDRLYGGGSEHRLLQEMLLGIGGVRAVRTYCRLTGHAAPEVFHTNEGHAGFLGLERIRELADAGREGGPGEAGGPVGLDFDGALETVRAGTVFTTHTPVPAGIDRFDRELVARHFGEAAELPGIDVERILALGLETYPGGEPNCFNMAVMGLRLAQRANGVSTLHGRVSREMFAGLWPGFDPEDVPITSVTNGVHAPTWVAPEVFRLGARQIGAGRTEDALSVGDSRRWSAVADIPDADVWDLRRGLREQLVEEVRRRLHVSWRQRGAGAAELGWIDGVLDPEVLTIGFARRVPSYKRLTLMLRDRDRLMDLLLHPERPVQIVVAGKAHPADDGGKRLVQELVRFADDPRVRQRLVFLPDYGMAMAQKLYPGCDVWLNNPLRPLEACGTSGMKAALNGCLNLSVLDGWWDEWYEPDFGWSIPTADGHATDENRRDELEANALYELLEQRVAPRFYDRDEAGVPQRWVEMVRQTLVNLGPKVLAGRMVREYVERLYAPAARSQRALTPQAATELAAWKTRVRAAWPQVAVDHVETGALVVDRAEPAGVPGAPPNGSAELGATLALRVRVALGDLAPDDVEVQVVSGRVDESDRITDATTVPLKPTGGPDLEGRWLYEGPLALDRTGSFGYTVRVLPAHRLLATAAEMGLLAVPSEATGEEAGVLMR, from the coding sequence GTGAAGGCCATTCGTCGGTTCACCGTGCGCCCCGTCCTCCCGGAGCCCCTGCGACCCCTCAGCGACCTGGCGCGCAATCTGCGCTGGTCCTGGCACCCTGAGACCCGCGAACTGTTCCACGCCATAGCCCCCGCCGGCCGGCGCCGGGCGGGGCTGGACCCCGTACGGCTGCTGAGCACCGTCTCCGCCGAGCGGCTCGCGGAGCTGGCCGGGGACCGCAGATTCCTGCGCCGGCTCGGCGCGGCCGCCGACGACCTCCAGGACTACCTCTCCGGGCAGCGCTGGTACCAGGGCGCCCAGCAGGGCGGCCGGGACGGCCGGCTGCCCGAGGCCGTCGCCTACTTCTCGCCCGAGTTCGGCATCACCGCCGCGCTGCCGCAGTACTCCGGCGGCCTCGGCATCCTCGCCGGCGACCACCTCAAGGCCGCCAGCGACCTCGGCGTACCGCTCATCGGGGTGGGCCTGCTCTACCGGCACGGCTACTTCCGCCAGTCGCTCTCCCGCGAGGGCTGGCAGCAGGAGCACTACCCGGTGCTCGACCCCAACGAGCTGCCGCTGGACCTGCTGCGGGAGGCCGACGGGTCGCCCGCCCAGGTGGCCCTCGCGCTGCCCGGTGGGCGGCGGCTGCGGTCGGTCGTCTGGGTGGCGCGGGTCGGGCGGGTGCCGCTGCTGCTCCTGGACTCCGACGTGGAGGAGAACGGGCCGGGCGAGCGGGACGTGACCGACCGGCTCTACGGCGGGGGGAGCGAGCACCGCCTGTTGCAGGAGATGCTGCTGGGGATCGGCGGGGTGCGGGCCGTACGGACGTACTGCCGGCTCACCGGCCACGCCGCGCCCGAGGTGTTCCACACGAACGAGGGACACGCGGGCTTCCTCGGCCTGGAACGCATCCGCGAGCTGGCGGACGCCGGCCGCGAGGGCGGCCCCGGCGAGGCGGGCGGACCGGTCGGGCTGGATTTCGACGGCGCGCTGGAGACCGTACGCGCCGGTACGGTCTTCACCACCCACACCCCCGTCCCCGCGGGCATCGACCGCTTCGACCGCGAACTGGTCGCCCGCCACTTCGGCGAGGCGGCGGAGCTGCCCGGCATCGACGTCGAGCGCATCCTCGCACTCGGTCTGGAGACCTACCCCGGCGGCGAGCCCAACTGCTTCAACATGGCGGTGATGGGCCTGCGGCTGGCCCAGCGCGCCAACGGCGTCTCCACCCTGCACGGCCGCGTCAGCCGCGAGATGTTCGCCGGGCTCTGGCCGGGATTCGACCCGGAGGACGTACCGATCACGTCGGTCACCAACGGCGTCCACGCGCCCACCTGGGTGGCGCCCGAGGTCTTCCGGCTCGGCGCCCGCCAGATCGGGGCCGGCCGGACCGAGGACGCGCTGTCCGTCGGCGACTCCCGCCGCTGGTCGGCGGTGGCCGACATCCCGGACGCGGACGTCTGGGACCTGCGGCGGGGCCTGCGCGAACAGCTCGTCGAGGAGGTGCGGCGGCGCCTGCACGTCTCCTGGCGGCAGCGCGGCGCCGGAGCCGCCGAACTGGGCTGGATCGACGGCGTGCTGGACCCGGAGGTGCTCACCATCGGGTTCGCCCGCCGGGTGCCCTCCTACAAGCGGCTCACCCTGATGCTGCGCGACCGCGACCGCCTGATGGACCTGCTGCTGCACCCCGAGCGGCCCGTCCAGATCGTGGTGGCGGGCAAGGCCCACCCGGCGGACGACGGCGGCAAGCGCCTCGTACAGGAACTGGTCCGCTTCGCCGACGACCCGCGCGTACGGCAGCGGCTGGTCTTCCTGCCCGACTACGGCATGGCCATGGCGCAGAAGCTCTACCCCGGCTGCGACGTCTGGCTGAACAACCCGCTGCGCCCGCTGGAGGCGTGCGGCACCTCCGGCATGAAGGCGGCGCTCAACGGCTGTCTGAACCTCTCCGTCCTGGACGGCTGGTGGGACGAGTGGTACGAGCCGGACTTCGGCTGGTCCATCCCGACCGCCGACGGCCACGCCACCGACGAGAACCGGCGCGACGAACTGGAGGCCAACGCCCTGTACGAGCTGCTGGAGCAACGGGTCGCGCCGCGCTTCTACGACCGCGACGAGGCCGGTGTCCCGCAGCGCTGGGTCGAGATGGTCCGGCAGACGCTGGTCAATCTGGGGCCGAAGGTGCTGGCGGGCCGCATGGTGCGTGAGTACGTGGAGCGGCTGTACGCGCCCGCCGCCCGCTCCCAGCGCGCGCTGACCCCGCAGGCCGCGACCGAACTGGCCGCCTGGAAGACCCGGGTACGGGCCGCGTGGCCGCAGGTCGCGGTGGACCACGTGGAGACCGGCGCCCTGGTGGTGGACCGCGCGGAGCCCGCCGGGGTGCCGGGCGCCCCGCCCAACGGCAGCGCCGAACTGGGCGCGACCCTGGCGCTGCGGGTCCGCGTCGCCCTCGGCGACCTCGCCCCGGACGACGTGGAGGTCCAGGTCGTCTCGGGCCGGGTGGACGAGTCCGACCGGATCACGGACGCCACGACCGTACCGCTCAAACCGACCGGCGGCCCCGACCTGGAGGGCCGCTGGCTCTACGAGGGCCCGCTCGCCCTCGACCGCACCGGCTCCTTCGGCTACACGGTCCGCGTCCTGCCGGCCCACCGGCTGCTGGCCACCGCCGCCGAGATGGGCCTGCTGGCGGTGCCGTCGGAGGCGACGGGGGAGGAGGCCGGGGTCCTGATGCGCTGA